TATAATAGTTGTAAAATATCCTAAATGAGGAGCTTTAGATGAGAAATATTAAATTAAAAATCGCTTATGATGGTGGAAGGTATTACGGTTGGCAAAGGTTAAAGGATAATGATCAGACGATTCAGGGCAAGCTAGAATCTGTTATTAGTGAAATGGTTCAGTCATATACAGAAATAATCGGTTCAGGTAGGACTGACGCTGGGGTCCATGCAAAGGGTCAAATTACAAATTTTCACACAGACTCTATAATGACTTTAGAAGAGATGCATCGCTATATTAATAGGTACTTACCTCAAGATATTGTTGTGAAAGAAATTACTCAGGTATCAGATCGCTTTCACAGCAGATATCATGCAAAAAGCAAAAAATACACTTATTATGTGTGGAATCACTACACCCATTCCCCTTTTCATCGGAAGTACAGCTGTCACCTTCCAAAGAAATTAGATGTACCTCTTATGAAAGAAGCAGCAGCTAAATTCATTGGTACTCATGACTTTATAGGTTTTTCCTCCTTGAAAAAGACAAAGAAGTCAACTTTGCGTACTATTAACGAACTAAACATTCTCTCACAAGATAACCTAATGAGTTTTACCTTTGTGGGAGATGGATTTTTATATAATATGATTCGAATTATAGTGGGAAGTCTAGTAGAAATAGGGCTTCATGAAAAAGAGTTGTCACATATTGATAAAGTACTTGAAAAAAATGTACGATCAAAGGCAGGAATTACGATGCCTCCACAGGGCTTATTTTTGGAAGAGGTTTACTATTAATAATAGTTGAACGCTAGTTGAGCAGTTATTGAACAATGGTTAAATCATTGTTTACAAATAAAAGCAGAAATTAGAAGAATATAAATTCATCCAGAGCAAAGTGAACACCCATATTTTTTCGTTTAAAGAGAAATATGCTCTTTTTTCAGCTTTCCACAAAAACAAAAGCAAGCTTGTTATTATCAACAATAAGCTTGCTAGTTTTCTAATTCGTGCTAAAATAACA
The DNA window shown above is from Alkalibaculum bacchi and carries:
- the truA gene encoding tRNA pseudouridine(38-40) synthase TruA encodes the protein MRNIKLKIAYDGGRYYGWQRLKDNDQTIQGKLESVISEMVQSYTEIIGSGRTDAGVHAKGQITNFHTDSIMTLEEMHRYINRYLPQDIVVKEITQVSDRFHSRYHAKSKKYTYYVWNHYTHSPFHRKYSCHLPKKLDVPLMKEAAAKFIGTHDFIGFSSLKKTKKSTLRTINELNILSQDNLMSFTFVGDGFLYNMIRIIVGSLVEIGLHEKELSHIDKVLEKNVRSKAGITMPPQGLFLEEVYY